One Methanocellales archaeon DNA segment encodes these proteins:
- a CDS encoding 30S ribosomal protein S3ae — translation MAKRSKKEGWKAKKWYNVLAPEMFGHAIIGETPTDEPKKLIGKIMTTTLGDMTDDWSKKNINMLFKIYEVDANGAQTRFIGHEMARDYMRSLVKRRTSKIDANIIATTPDGYKVRIKPSCFTVRRASHPQIKTIRQMMHDIVTSRAKELDFAAFIQEIVLGKIASDIYKVAKDIYPLRRVELRKTEVIYRPKEVVKIEETQATG, via the coding sequence ATGGCTAAAAGATCAAAGAAAGAGGGATGGAAAGCTAAAAAATGGTATAATGTGCTTGCTCCAGAGATGTTTGGTCATGCGATCATTGGGGAAACGCCTACCGATGAACCCAAGAAGCTGATAGGTAAGATTATGACGACCACCTTAGGTGACATGACAGACGACTGGTCCAAAAAGAATATCAATATGCTGTTTAAGATTTATGAAGTAGATGCGAATGGGGCTCAAACTAGATTTATTGGTCACGAAATGGCTCGTGACTATATGAGGTCCTTGGTTAAGAGGAGAACATCCAAGATCGATGCAAACATAATTGCAACCACGCCAGATGGATACAAAGTAAGGATCAAGCCATCTTGTTTTACGGTCAGACGGGCAAGCCACCCTCAGATAAAAACGATCAGGCAAATGATGCATGATATCGTGACTTCTAGGGCAAAAGAACTTGATTTCGCTGCATTCATCCAAGAAATCGTGCTCGGTAAGATTGCATCTGATATCTATAAAGTGGCAAAGGATATTTATCCGTTGCGTAGAGTGGAACTCAGAAAGACAGAGGTTATCTATAGGCCAAAAGAAGTCGTAAAAATAGAAGAGACCCAAGCAACTGGGTAG
- a CDS encoding 2,3-bisphosphoglycerate-independent phosphoglycerate mutase produces MGIARKILLVVLDGVSDRPINGKTPLLMAKKPNLDLMASLGVNGIMDPIAPGIRPGSDVAHLALLGYDPYKVYTGRGPLEAAGVGIHLKKGDIAFRCNFATIKEGMVIDRRAGRISDTTELSKAIQEGVHLDTEFIFKRSTGHRAAMALRGDGLSSHVTASDPKHDGEPVRRVDALGPEAERTANLLNEFIEQAEKVLEGHPTNRERKRSGKLPANTILIRGAGTVQKIETFSEKYGLKGAVVAATGLIIGIGRMYGLDYIETKGATGGVDSDVSAKVKNAINALNDHDFVLLNIKGADEAGHDGLMEEKTQFIGKVDKALEPITRLKDALVVVTADHSTPIAVRNHSADPVPVMIKGQGVRADDVRTYDEISAATGGLNRIRSMDLMPILMDLIDRTEKFGA; encoded by the coding sequence ATGGGTATCGCCAGGAAGATACTATTGGTTGTTTTAGATGGTGTCTCAGACCGTCCGATAAATGGGAAAACGCCACTCCTGATGGCTAAAAAGCCGAATTTAGATTTGATGGCAAGTTTAGGCGTCAACGGTATCATGGACCCCATCGCGCCAGGAATCAGACCAGGCTCGGATGTAGCGCATTTGGCCTTGCTGGGATATGACCCCTATAAGGTTTACACTGGTAGGGGACCTCTTGAGGCAGCCGGTGTAGGCATTCACCTCAAAAAAGGTGATATTGCTTTTAGATGTAATTTTGCGACGATTAAAGAGGGCATGGTAATAGATAGACGAGCAGGAAGGATAAGCGATACTACTGAACTTTCAAAAGCGATCCAAGAAGGGGTGCATTTGGATACAGAGTTCATATTCAAGAGATCAACTGGGCATAGGGCTGCAATGGCGCTCAGAGGAGATGGGCTTAGCTCACATGTAACGGCATCTGATCCAAAACATGATGGGGAACCTGTTAGAAGAGTTGACGCTCTTGGACCAGAGGCAGAGAGAACTGCTAACCTCTTGAATGAATTTATTGAGCAGGCAGAGAAGGTTCTGGAGGGTCATCCGACCAATAGGGAGCGTAAAAGGTCTGGTAAGCTCCCGGCGAATACAATACTTATCAGGGGCGCTGGCACTGTACAAAAAATTGAGACGTTTTCAGAGAAATATGGGCTAAAGGGGGCTGTGGTCGCCGCTACTGGATTGATCATCGGGATAGGAAGGATGTATGGATTGGATTATATCGAGACGAAAGGCGCTACAGGAGGCGTGGACTCTGATGTCAGTGCCAAAGTCAAAAATGCCATAAATGCACTAAATGACCATGACTTCGTGCTGTTGAACATCAAAGGCGCGGATGAAGCTGGACACGATGGCCTGATGGAGGAAAAAACACAGTTCATCGGTAAGGTTGATAAGGCTTTGGAGCCAATAACTCGCCTGAAAGACGCGCTAGTGGTTGTGACAGCAGATCATTCAACACCCATAGCGGTAAGAAACCATTCAGCTGATCCAGTTCCAGTAATGATCAAAGGACAGGGGGTTAGAGCGGACGATGTCAGGACTTACGATGAGATAAGTGCTGCCACTGGGGGACTGAACCGCATTCGCAGCATGGACCTGATGCCAATACTCATGGACTTAATCGATCGTACGGAAAAATTTGGGGCATAA
- the dapF gene encoding diaminopimelate epimerase, which produces MILFTKLHGNGNDFILIDEYGGEVIPEAEKSAFAKRFCDRRYGIGADGVLFVSRSRFANLRMRIFNSDGSEAEMCGNGLFCVVKYSVEAGHILLGTINIETLAGDMTAEVRKDLGEIWIKVNMPVSEPFLELESAGFKVFALEVGVPHAVIFVDDLDIPIMDIAPKIRFDPAFPMGTNVDFVLVEDGYLRIRTYERGVEAETLSCGTGTAACAFIANRLGKVGGEVNVRTKGGLLRVYINANVFLEGTAEIVYEGVIR; this is translated from the coding sequence ATGATACTGTTTACCAAGCTACATGGAAACGGCAACGACTTCATTTTGATCGACGAATATGGTGGAGAAGTTATCCCAGAGGCAGAGAAAAGTGCTTTTGCGAAACGATTCTGTGATCGACGTTACGGGATAGGTGCAGACGGCGTCCTGTTTGTCTCCAGGTCGAGATTTGCCAACCTGAGAATGCGCATTTTCAACTCAGATGGAAGTGAGGCCGAGATGTGTGGAAACGGTCTCTTTTGTGTGGTAAAGTATTCTGTAGAGGCAGGACACATCCTATTAGGTACGATTAACATAGAAACGTTGGCAGGTGACATGACGGCTGAGGTAAGAAAAGATCTTGGGGAAATTTGGATAAAGGTGAATATGCCTGTATCAGAACCCTTCCTGGAGTTGGAATCGGCCGGATTCAAAGTGTTTGCTTTGGAGGTGGGGGTTCCACATGCCGTCATATTTGTGGATGACTTGGATATTCCGATAATGGATATCGCGCCCAAGATTAGGTTCGATCCAGCATTTCCAATGGGGACAAACGTGGATTTTGTCTTGGTTGAAGATGGTTATCTGAGAATAAGGACCTATGAGAGAGGCGTGGAAGCAGAAACGCTTAGCTGTGGCACTGGAACAGCCGCGTGCGCATTCATTGCAAACCGACTTGGAAAAGTAGGCGGGGAAGTAAATGTCCGGACTAAAGGTGGTCTGTTGAGGGTTTATATCAACGCTAACGTGTTTCTGGAAGGCACAGCAGAGATCGTTTATGAAGGGGTGATTCGTTGA
- the hisG gene encoding ATP phosphoribosyltransferase, with product MLNIALPKGSLEEQTLSLFRAADLDVKATYRGYNPHIDDPRIDKVKILRPQEIPKYVEEGYFDLGISGYDWVLESGADLIEIADLPYSKQGAGVVRIVVAVPIESEINDVRGIRPNSRVSTEFPNLTKEYFKKLGIPVRIFYSYGATEAKVPELMDVIVDLTETGETLRRNGLKIIGTILESSTRLIANKKSWNNPEKRKAMEEIKILLLGVIAARGKVLLSMNVPKEKLDAVVGLLPAMKNPTISQLYGSTYYAVETVVDKKDVNILLPQLKDEGAEDILEMNITKIVE from the coding sequence ATGCTTAATATTGCGCTTCCAAAGGGCAGTTTGGAGGAACAGACACTGTCGCTTTTTAGGGCAGCAGACCTTGACGTAAAAGCCACATACAGGGGGTATAATCCACACATAGATGACCCCAGAATCGATAAGGTAAAAATACTGAGACCTCAGGAAATTCCGAAATACGTTGAGGAAGGCTATTTTGATCTCGGCATCTCAGGTTATGACTGGGTTCTTGAATCGGGTGCGGATTTGATCGAGATTGCGGATTTGCCCTATAGCAAACAGGGCGCAGGAGTTGTTAGAATCGTGGTCGCTGTACCCATCGAATCCGAGATCAACGATGTGAGGGGAATAAGACCAAACAGCAGGGTATCCACAGAATTTCCGAACCTAACCAAGGAGTATTTTAAGAAATTGGGCATTCCTGTCAGGATATTTTATTCCTATGGTGCGACAGAGGCAAAAGTACCTGAGCTGATGGACGTCATCGTCGACTTGACGGAGACAGGTGAGACGCTGAGGAGAAATGGGCTGAAGATAATCGGAACGATCCTTGAGTCCTCCACTAGACTAATAGCGAACAAGAAGTCATGGAATAATCCAGAGAAAAGAAAGGCAATGGAAGAGATTAAAATCCTGCTTCTGGGAGTCATAGCAGCCCGTGGCAAGGTGCTCCTAAGCATGAATGTGCCAAAAGAAAAGCTAGATGCTGTTGTGGGGTTGTTACCTGCCATGAAAAATCCGACCATCTCCCAATTGTATGGTTCGACATACTATGCGGTGGAAACGGTGGTGGATAAAAAGGACGTCAACATTCTCCTCCCTCAACTGAAAGACGAAGGGGCAGAGGACATTCTTGAGATGAACATCACAAAGATCGTGGAATGA
- the radB gene encoding DNA repair and recombination protein RadB: MNEGVRIIKVKRYPSGCKKIDDLLGGGFEVGTVTQLFGEPGSGKTNICLQLAIETVKRGKKVVYIDSEGFSPERFDQIAGDGVENIAKDVIIYEPLNFEQQYSAIKDIEKMIDNVGMIINDSAVSFYRFELDEERGIELKRELANQIACLLQLARKYDVAVVITNQIYMDADSGKFHPVGGNMVEHLSKTIVQLEKLEDGKRRAILLKHRSRPEGISCEFVLTQDGVRDVSKTYKTREDHSGHSEEEEEKKDE; this comes from the coding sequence ATGAACGAAGGGGTGAGGATCATCAAGGTCAAGAGATATCCAAGCGGGTGCAAGAAAATTGACGATTTATTGGGTGGTGGCTTCGAAGTAGGAACGGTGACCCAGCTATTTGGAGAGCCTGGTAGTGGCAAGACTAATATTTGTCTTCAGCTTGCAATTGAAACCGTGAAAAGAGGGAAAAAAGTAGTTTACATCGATAGCGAGGGTTTTTCTCCAGAAAGATTTGACCAGATAGCTGGGGATGGAGTGGAGAATATTGCTAAGGATGTCATCATCTATGAGCCACTGAATTTTGAGCAGCAATATTCCGCCATCAAGGACATTGAAAAAATGATTGATAATGTAGGGATGATAATCAACGATTCAGCGGTATCTTTTTATAGGTTTGAGCTTGATGAAGAGCGGGGCATTGAATTAAAGCGAGAACTGGCAAACCAGATCGCTTGTCTACTCCAACTCGCAAGAAAATACGATGTGGCCGTCGTAATAACAAATCAAATATATATGGATGCCGATAGCGGTAAATTCCATCCGGTAGGGGGAAACATGGTCGAGCACCTCTCCAAGACCATCGTTCAGCTAGAAAAACTAGAGGATGGGAAAAGACGCGCAATACTGCTAAAGCATCGATCAAGACCAGAGGGCATCTCGTGCGAGTTCGTGTTGACGCAAGATGGCGTCAGAGACGTATCAAAGACATATAAGACAAGGGAGGATCACAGTGGGCATTCCGAAGAAGAGGAAGAGAAAAAAGATGAGTAA
- the lysA gene encoding diaminopimelate decarboxylase, whose protein sequence is MMSTRGHLEVKSSHLVLGGVDTVTLVEQFGTPLYVTNEARIRANYQRFKDAFPNADIYYAAKSNYNLTVLRILAEEGAGADVFSGGELHCALKAGIPSDKILFNGNSKTDAELEMAVKNNIRVSVDSLDELRALSGIAHEHDHQAEVAFRVNPDVSPHTHPKIATGLRETKFGIPSSDVIAVYKEAQSTENIKIVGIHCHIGSQIIDVSPFTEATKKMIDLVKELTGLGIRLEFIDLGGGLGIPYEDETAPSPKDLANAILPIFAEGLKALESPPKLILEPGRYIMADTTILLAKVNTVKHAYRNFVGVDAGFNLLIRPAMYDAHHRIIVANKAGEKPSALYTIVGPICESGDVLARDRFLPNIEKDDLIAILDVGAYGFSMSSQYNGRPRCAELLVLDGNVDVMRKEESYDDLLANQVFPSRFR, encoded by the coding sequence ATGATGTCGACTAGAGGTCATCTGGAAGTTAAGAGCTCTCATCTGGTCCTAGGTGGCGTCGATACTGTTACCTTGGTAGAGCAGTTCGGCACTCCTCTATATGTAACCAATGAGGCAAGAATCAGGGCTAATTATCAGAGGTTCAAAGACGCCTTCCCAAATGCAGACATATATTATGCCGCCAAGTCGAACTATAATCTGACAGTTCTCAGGATACTTGCAGAGGAAGGGGCTGGAGCGGACGTGTTCTCGGGCGGAGAGTTGCACTGTGCTCTCAAGGCGGGAATTCCTTCTGATAAGATATTGTTCAACGGAAATTCCAAGACCGATGCTGAACTGGAAATGGCTGTTAAGAACAACATAAGAGTTTCAGTTGACTCCTTGGACGAGTTAAGAGCTCTCTCGGGGATCGCGCATGAGCACGATCATCAGGCAGAAGTTGCCTTCCGAGTGAACCCAGACGTATCGCCACACACTCATCCGAAGATAGCAACTGGATTGAGAGAGACTAAGTTTGGCATTCCCTCCAGTGATGTCATTGCAGTCTACAAAGAAGCGCAGTCAACTGAGAACATCAAGATAGTTGGCATTCATTGTCACATTGGCTCGCAGATAATTGATGTGTCACCCTTTACAGAGGCGACAAAAAAGATGATTGACCTGGTCAAAGAGTTGACCGGGCTCGGCATCCGGTTGGAGTTCATCGATCTTGGTGGTGGACTTGGAATTCCATATGAGGATGAAACTGCTCCATCGCCAAAGGATCTTGCTAACGCGATCTTACCGATATTTGCTGAGGGGCTGAAAGCTTTGGAAAGCCCTCCAAAGTTGATCCTGGAACCTGGGAGATACATCATGGCAGACACAACCATCCTCCTTGCTAAGGTGAACACGGTGAAGCATGCATATAGGAACTTCGTTGGTGTGGATGCAGGGTTCAATCTTCTCATTCGTCCAGCCATGTATGACGCCCATCACAGGATTATTGTTGCAAATAAAGCAGGTGAAAAGCCATCCGCCTTATACACGATCGTGGGCCCCATTTGTGAATCTGGTGATGTTCTTGCCAGAGATCGATTTCTTCCGAACATCGAAAAGGATGATTTGATTGCGATTCTAGACGTGGGCGCATATGGCTTCTCGATGAGTTCGCAATACAACGGAAGACCTAGATGTGCTGAGCTGCTGGTGCTTGATGGTAACGTTGATGTGATGAGGAAAGAGGAATCATATGACGATTTGCTTGCGAACCAAGTTTTTCCATCGAGGTTTAGATAG
- a CDS encoding LL-diaminopimelate aminotransferase: protein MYAHRMSTLPSYLFAKLDQLKSEKIKQGIKVIDLGIGDPDQPTPEHIIRALCAAVEDPITHRYPPYEGIISFREAVSQWYGKTFGVRPDPEDQVLALIGSKEGLAHIPLAFVNPGDVTLVPDPAYPVYRMGTLIAGGTPYLMPLLAEKGFLPDLDVIPRSVARSAKMLFINYPNNPTSAIAEKKFFKKVVDFASDNGLIVCHDNAYSEMTYDGYKAPSFLETKGAMEVGVEFHSLSKTYNMTGWRLGFAVGNSEVLAGLGKVKTNIDSGVFRAVQTAGITALTGPQDCVTRMRAIYQERRDFLLAGLREMGISVEPPKATFYVWAPVPSGFTSMQFSNLLLDKAGVVVTPGIGFGEHGEGYIRLSLTTSMEKIKEAVERMRNVGI from the coding sequence ATGTATGCCCATAGAATGAGTACCCTGCCTTCTTATCTCTTTGCAAAACTTGACCAACTGAAATCTGAAAAAATAAAACAGGGTATAAAAGTCATCGATCTTGGGATTGGGGATCCAGATCAGCCGACGCCAGAACACATCATTCGGGCATTATGTGCTGCTGTTGAAGACCCTATTACGCATAGGTACCCCCCCTACGAAGGCATTATTTCCTTCAGAGAAGCAGTATCCCAGTGGTATGGCAAAACCTTCGGCGTTAGGCCTGATCCAGAGGATCAGGTGCTCGCCCTTATAGGCTCAAAAGAGGGTCTGGCTCATATTCCTCTTGCATTCGTGAATCCCGGGGATGTCACACTCGTTCCGGATCCAGCTTATCCGGTCTATCGCATGGGAACTCTAATCGCGGGTGGCACTCCGTATCTCATGCCATTGTTGGCTGAAAAAGGCTTCCTGCCGGATCTGGATGTGATTCCCAGAAGTGTAGCTAGGTCGGCAAAGATGCTCTTCATAAATTATCCAAACAATCCCACTAGTGCTATCGCTGAAAAAAAATTCTTCAAAAAGGTGGTTGACTTCGCATCCGATAACGGGCTGATCGTTTGCCATGATAATGCTTATTCTGAGATGACCTATGACGGATATAAAGCGCCGTCTTTCCTAGAGACTAAGGGTGCGATGGAAGTCGGAGTTGAGTTCCACTCTCTTTCTAAGACCTACAATATGACCGGATGGCGGCTTGGCTTTGCTGTTGGCAACTCTGAGGTCCTTGCTGGCTTGGGAAAAGTGAAGACCAACATAGATTCGGGTGTGTTCAGGGCAGTACAAACGGCGGGTATAACCGCCCTGACAGGGCCTCAAGATTGCGTTACAAGAATGCGGGCAATCTACCAAGAGAGGCGGGACTTCTTGCTTGCTGGATTGCGGGAAATGGGCATATCCGTGGAACCTCCAAAAGCGACGTTCTATGTCTGGGCACCTGTACCTAGCGGATTTACTTCTATGCAATTCTCAAATCTGTTGTTGGACAAAGCCGGAGTTGTAGTGACACCTGGCATTGGCTTCGGTGAGCATGGTGAAGGATATATACGTCTTTCGCTAACTACTTCTATGGAAAAAATCAAAGAGGCAGTAGAACGAATGAGAAATGTGGGGATATGA